The DNA window CAGATATGCGGTTGGACAAGGAATGTTAGGTATTGGTTTAGATATTGGTTTTTTAAATTATACAATTGAACCAACATGGATTAAGCCGGATGAAAGTATGATAGATGATTATATTCCAACTACTGATGATAAACCTATGGCATTAGATTTTGGTATAGGAGCTTTTTATAAAACTGATAATTTTTATATTGGAGTTTCTTCAAAACATCTTAATCAAACAAAATTTGAATTTGAAAAAGGAACAAGTTTTATTAAAAGACATTATTATATTACTACCGGATATAGCTATCAATTAACAAATCCATTATTTGAAATTCGTCCATCTGTTTTTATTAAAACAGATGGAGCTTCTTCTCAGTTTAGTTTAAATGGAATATTATTATACAATAAAAGGTTCTGGGGAGGCGTTTCTTATAGAACAACTGATGCTATTGCTGTAATGTTTGGATTGGAGTTCTTAGGTGGCATAAAAGCCGGTTTAGCATATGATTTAACAACTTCTAAAATTCGCGGATATAATAGCGGATCTTTGGAAATAATGATTGGCTATTGTTTTAATTTAAAAGTTGAAAAACAAAAACAATTTTATAAGAGTATTCGTTTTTTATAATTCAAATAAATTTTTTATTTTTATAACAATTATAATCTATAAGTTATGAAAAAATTAATAATATTAAGTTCATTGCTCGCTATCATTACTTCTTGTGGTAATTATGGAAATGGCGAATTAACAGGAGTAGAAAACAGAAGATCATGGTACACTGCAAGCCCATATGGAATGGCTTATGTTCCAACAGGTAGCTATATTATGGGAACAAATGACCAGGATATATCATGGGCAATGACAAGCAAATCAAAAACAGTTTCTATTGGTGCATTCTGGATGGATGAAACAGAAATAACAAATAATGAGTATCGTCAGTTTGTATTTTGGGTACGCGATTCAATTGCATATAGATTACTTGGTGAACAAATTGAAGAATTTTTAATTACCGAAGATATCTACGGTGAAGAAATTGATCCTCCTTTTATTAATTGGATAGAAGAAATTGATTGGCAAGGAGAAGAAGAAACAGAAATACTTCAGGAAATGTATTTACCGGAACATGAACGTTTTTACAGGAGAAAAAATATTGATACACGTAAACTGATGTTTGAATATTTTTGGGTTGATTACAAACAAGCTGCACAAAAGTTCTCTTTTGATAATGAATCAAGAAGAAGATGGAATTACAAAACCATGCAATATGATGGTGAATTATTTAATGAAGAAGGAGATAAAGTAAAAGTAAAAGACCGTTCTTCTTTTATTATGAGAGATGTAATTAATGTTTATCCCGACACCCTCTGTTGGATTAGTGATTTCACATATTCTTTTAACGAACCTCTATCTAATATGTACTTCTGGCATCCGTCATTTGATAATTATCCTGTAGTTGGCGTAACATGGAGGCAGGCAAAAGCATTTTCAGTTTGGAGAACAATGTTTATGAATGCTTTTCTCTCAAGTATTGGAGAAACATTTATTCAGGATTACAGATTACCTAAAGAATCAGAATGGGAATATGCTGCAAGAGGAGGTCTTGATAATTCTATGTATCCATGGGGAGGATATTATACCCGTAATGATATAGGATGTTTTATTGCTAACTTTAAACCTTTAAGAGGCAATTATGTTGTAGACGGAGGTATTCAAACTGTTGAGGTTGCTATGTACAGTGCAAATGATTATGGATTATATGATATGGCTGGTAACGTTTCTGAATGGACATCAAATGCATTCGATGAATCTGCATATAGTTTTACTCACGATATGAACCCTGATTATACTTATAACGCCCTTGTTGATGATAATCCAGTACTAAAAAGAAAAGTTGTAAGAGGTGGTTCATGGAAAGATATAGGTTATTATTTACAAAATAGTACAAGAACTTATGAATATCAGGATACAGCTAAATCTTATATCGGATTCAGGTGTACTCAATCATTATTAGGGCGTGAATTACAATAAAAAAGAATTAAACATTATTAAAGGAAAATTGTTTTTTAAAAAAAATAAATTATGAATATTAACGAAATTGTTGAAAGTAAGGGTTATAAACAAATGATGGCAAAAGTATATGGATGGGGTGCTGCAGTTGTAATTTTAGGTGCTCTGTTTAAAATCCAGCACTATCCGGGTGCAAGCTATATGTTAATGGCAGGGCTGGGCACAGAAGCAATTATATTTTTCCTTTCTGCTTTTGAACCATTACATGAAGATCTTGACTGGACATTGGTTTATCCCGAACTTGCCGGTATGTCAGATGAATTAGAAGAAGAAATGGAAATTTCCACACCTATCAGAAAAGCAAAAGGAGGAGGAGGAGTTGTTGCTGGTGGAGGATATGTTGGGGGAGAAGTTGCTGCTGCTGGAGGAGGAGGTAGTATATATGCGCTTGAAAGATTTGATGAGTTACTTGAAAAATCTGAAATTGGCTCTGAAATTTTTGATAAGTTAGGAGAAGGACTAAATAATTTTAGTAAAACAGCTTCGCAATTAAACGATCTTTCAAATGCCGCTCTTGCTACTGACGAATATGTTGAAAAAGTTAAATCTGCAACTAATTCAGCTGGCTCTCTTTCTGATTCATATGATAAATCATCTGAAATAATAAGCGAATCTGCATCAAATTTGATTGAATCATATACAAAAACATCTGAAGTAATTGCTCAATCAGGTGTAGATCTTGCCAATAACATATCATCTGCAGGAAATGAAGTGTCTGAAGCTGTTAAAAAAACCGGACAAGAGCTTTCTTCAACATATAAAAATCTGGCAGACTCATTAAGTAATAGTCTAAGCTCTATAAACGATGGAAGTTCTTCATACAATGAACAATTCGAAGTTATGAATAAAAATTTGTCAGCTCTTAATTCAGTTTATGAATTGCAATTAAAAAATACTGACGAGCAACTAAAATCTTCCGATGATTTTTATAAAGGCATGAATGAAATGATGGAAAATTTGAACGGTACTGTTGAAGAAACAAAAAAATACAGGGAAGAAGTATCAAAACTTAGTCAAAATCTGGCAGAACTTAATAATGTTTATGGAAACATGTTAGCTGCTATGAATTTTAAATAAAATTAATCATATAATATAGATATATGGGCCACGGAAAGGAATCCCCAAGACAGAAAATGATAGGTATGATGTACCTGTTTTTAACAGCATTATTAGCATTAAATGTGTCAAAGGACG is part of the Bacteroidales bacterium genome and encodes:
- a CDS encoding SUMF1/EgtB/PvdO family nonheme iron enzyme — translated: MKKLIILSSLLAIITSCGNYGNGELTGVENRRSWYTASPYGMAYVPTGSYIMGTNDQDISWAMTSKSKTVSIGAFWMDETEITNNEYRQFVFWVRDSIAYRLLGEQIEEFLITEDIYGEEIDPPFINWIEEIDWQGEEETEILQEMYLPEHERFYRRKNIDTRKLMFEYFWVDYKQAAQKFSFDNESRRRWNYKTMQYDGELFNEEGDKVKVKDRSSFIMRDVINVYPDTLCWISDFTYSFNEPLSNMYFWHPSFDNYPVVGVTWRQAKAFSVWRTMFMNAFLSSIGETFIQDYRLPKESEWEYAARGGLDNSMYPWGGYYTRNDIGCFIANFKPLRGNYVVDGGIQTVEVAMYSANDYGLYDMAGNVSEWTSNAFDESAYSFTHDMNPDYTYNALVDDNPVLKRKVVRGGSWKDIGYYLQNSTRTYEYQDTAKSYIGFRCTQSLLGRELQ
- the gldL gene encoding gliding motility protein GldL, whose amino-acid sequence is MNINEIVESKGYKQMMAKVYGWGAAVVILGALFKIQHYPGASYMLMAGLGTEAIIFFLSAFEPLHEDLDWTLVYPELAGMSDELEEEMEISTPIRKAKGGGGVVAGGGYVGGEVAAAGGGGSIYALERFDELLEKSEIGSEIFDKLGEGLNNFSKTASQLNDLSNAALATDEYVEKVKSATNSAGSLSDSYDKSSEIISESASNLIESYTKTSEVIAQSGVDLANNISSAGNEVSEAVKKTGQELSSTYKNLADSLSNSLSSINDGSSSYNEQFEVMNKNLSALNSVYELQLKNTDEQLKSSDDFYKGMNEMMENLNGTVEETKKYREEVSKLSQNLAELNNVYGNMLAAMNFK
- a CDS encoding type IX secretion system membrane protein PorP/SprF, with the translated sequence MKKYIIINILIFITITVAGQYDPQYSLNLYNNMAINPGYAGSNDAICANAIIRNQWMGFGDGAPTTQMFSINSPFRLFNHNHGAGLTIINDKIGFNNTIGLNLAYAYRYAVGQGMLGIGLDIGFLNYTIEPTWIKPDESMIDDYIPTTDDKPMALDFGIGAFYKTDNFYIGVSSKHLNQTKFEFEKGTSFIKRHYYITTGYSYQLTNPLFEIRPSVFIKTDGASSQFSLNGILLYNKRFWGGVSYRTTDAIAVMFGLEFLGGIKAGLAYDLTTSKIRGYNSGSLEIMIGYCFNLKVEKQKQFYKSIRFL